In Streptomyces chartreusis NRRL 3882, the following are encoded in one genomic region:
- a CDS encoding ATP-binding protein, whose translation MSGRPMPCAPQEIGSLFLFEKLTPEQLGRLCAEGRVEQFEPGPVYTEGEPATCFYVMLEGTVVLYRRVGGDDVEVTRTSQRGVYAGSMQAYLGDRVRQVYNNSMRVTEPTRFFVLPADTFASIMQEWFPMAVHLLEGLFFGSKNTQRAIGQRERLLALGSLSAGLTHELNNPAAAAVRATATLRERVGKMRHKLAIIAQGSYSPEVMANLIDIQERTAERVAKAPTLSPLEASDREDALTDWLDDHGIPDGWRIAPVFVQAGLDEDWLDQVAAAVDEEILPSAIGWLNYTVETELLMDEINDSTTRISHLVDAAKQYSQLDRAPFQHADVHELLDSTLLMLSGKIGRQIKVVKEYDRTLPRIPAYPAELNQVWTNLIDNAVSAMNSAGGEGTLTVRTARDHERLLVEFRDTGVGIPAEDRGRIFDPFFTTKPVGEGTGLGLDISWRIVVNKHHGTIQVESEPGDTRFQVLLPLTAVEEESA comes from the coding sequence ATGAGCGGCCGGCCCATGCCGTGCGCCCCGCAGGAGATCGGTTCCCTGTTCCTGTTCGAGAAGCTGACCCCCGAGCAGCTCGGACGGTTGTGCGCCGAGGGACGCGTGGAGCAGTTCGAGCCCGGCCCCGTGTACACCGAGGGCGAACCCGCCACCTGCTTCTACGTGATGCTCGAGGGCACGGTCGTGCTGTACCGCCGGGTCGGCGGCGACGACGTGGAGGTGACCCGGACCTCCCAGCGCGGGGTGTACGCGGGGTCCATGCAGGCGTATCTGGGCGACCGGGTGCGGCAGGTCTACAACAACTCCATGCGCGTCACCGAGCCGACGCGGTTCTTCGTGCTGCCCGCCGACACGTTCGCGAGCATCATGCAGGAGTGGTTCCCGATGGCGGTGCATCTGCTGGAGGGGCTCTTCTTCGGTTCGAAGAACACCCAGCGGGCCATCGGGCAGCGCGAACGGCTGCTGGCGCTCGGCTCGTTGTCCGCCGGCCTCACCCACGAGCTCAACAACCCCGCGGCGGCGGCCGTACGGGCGACCGCGACGCTGCGGGAGCGGGTGGGCAAGATGCGGCACAAGCTGGCGATCATCGCGCAGGGTTCGTACTCCCCCGAGGTCATGGCGAACCTCATCGACATCCAGGAACGCACCGCCGAACGCGTCGCCAAGGCCCCCACGCTCAGTCCGCTGGAGGCCTCGGACCGGGAGGACGCGCTCACCGACTGGCTCGACGACCACGGCATCCCGGACGGCTGGCGGATCGCGCCCGTCTTCGTGCAGGCCGGTCTCGACGAGGACTGGCTGGACCAGGTCGCGGCGGCGGTGGACGAGGAGATCCTGCCGAGCGCGATCGGGTGGCTCAACTACACCGTCGAGACCGAGCTGCTGATGGACGAGATCAACGACTCGACCACGCGCATCTCGCATCTCGTCGACGCGGCCAAGCAGTACTCCCAGCTCGACCGTGCGCCCTTCCAACACGCCGATGTGCACGAACTCCTCGACAGCACGCTGCTGATGCTGTCGGGCAAGATCGGCCGGCAGATCAAGGTCGTCAAGGAGTACGACCGGACGCTGCCGAGGATCCCGGCGTACCCGGCGGAGCTCAACCAGGTGTGGACGAACCTGATCGACAACGCGGTCTCGGCGATGAACAGCGCGGGCGGGGAGGGGACCTTGACCGTGCGGACGGCCCGGGACCACGAACGGCTGCTGGTGGAGTTCCGGGACACGGGCGTCGGCATCCCGGCGGAGGACCGGGGGCGGATCTTCGATCCGTTCTTCACGACGAAGCCGGTGGGTGAGGGGACCGGGCTCGGACTCGACATCTCCTGGCGGATCGTGGTCAACAAGCACCACGGGACGATTCAGGTGGAGTCGGAGCCGGGGGACACACGGTTCCAGGTGCTGCTTCCGCTGACAGCGGTCGAGGAGGAGTCGGCATGA
- a CDS encoding UBP-type zinc finger domain-containing protein, translating into MSGENGIDPSVPPSGSGCAECEAAGGWWFHLRRCAQCGHVGCCDSSPAKHATAHFRESGHRLVQSFEPGEGWYWDYSTNELYESGPELAPPVSHPADQPAPGPAGRVPDDWARVLRA; encoded by the coding sequence ATGAGTGGTGAGAACGGTATCGACCCGAGTGTCCCGCCGAGCGGCAGCGGGTGCGCGGAGTGCGAGGCGGCCGGGGGGTGGTGGTTCCACCTCCGGCGGTGTGCGCAGTGCGGGCACGTGGGGTGTTGTGACAGTTCGCCCGCGAAGCACGCGACGGCTCACTTCAGGGAGTCCGGACATCGCCTGGTGCAGAGCTTCGAGCCGGGTGAGGGCTGGTACTGGGACTACTCGACGAACGAGTTGTACGAGTCGGGGCCGGAGCTGGCTCCGCCGGTGAGTCATCCCGCGGATCAGCCGGCGCCGGGGCCTGCGGGGCGGGTGCCGGATGACTGGGCGAGGGTTTTGCGGGCCTGA
- a CDS encoding helix-turn-helix transcriptional regulator, with amino-acid sequence MPHASFVTPVVGREAELARLSGVLERARGGEARAVLVAGDAGVGKTRLLAEVGGRAADSGMTVAVGHCVDLGDVGLPYLPFTEILGVLAADARFASALAAHPVVERLLGAGTGSARDVDGRLRLFEGMAGLLAEVADTAPLLLVLEDLHWADQSSRDLLRFLLARGVLRHRLAVFASYRADDLHRRHPLRPLLAELIRLPAVERLELRPLGDSDVARLVRHLERRPLADATVRRIVERAEGNAFYAEELLAATDTESGGVPSGLAEVLLIRFEQLSDTAQQVLRTAAVAGRRVEHELLRQAVGLPEEELESALREAVGRQLLVAGDDDTYSFRHALAREAVYADLLPGERARLHGAFARLLAAQGRTAESAAERAHHYRESHDLAEALAASLEAADHAQRVGAPAEEHRHLEAALDLWPAVDAEARPSVGGVDRVTLTLRASAAAAHAGELHRAVSLTRSALAELGQDADSELAARVRYTLAGNLLSVDSLTAAFAYSSEALAMIPEDPPSRTWVWAASTHAMAARHVGENETALRVARRALRVAEELRVTDAQADLLISLAVFDGGGRRGPEGRERLLKARDLARSSGNAAVELRALFNLAMGCYESGALAECVPWLTEGLDRARRAGLLSSPYPLEMRYLRLLVLHVLGRWDECVRAAAADAEVLPAAGGYTVGPALYVALARGDLTAADRARALLEGPFDWMATLVAGIVLTDAAALRRDPEDAVRWMRSTVAALSSEAGDRPDVTVRLAALALSAVADAAAELRSAGDEAGARRWADTAGELVDLARATAARGEGGTPQGPEGQAWLARAEAEWLRAVSGPDAAAWSAVVTAFGYGDVYEQARGRLRYAEALVAAGRRDEAAAEAREVRETAGRLGATPLGEQVDALVRRGRLADTPDQGVRAGVLTAREREVLRLLALGRSNRQIGEELFITGKTASVHVSNILAKLGASSRGEAVAIAYREGLITPEPSASG; translated from the coding sequence GTGCCGCACGCTTCATTTGTCACGCCGGTTGTCGGGCGGGAAGCCGAACTCGCCCGGCTCTCCGGGGTGCTGGAGCGTGCGCGTGGGGGTGAGGCACGGGCCGTGCTGGTCGCCGGGGACGCCGGGGTCGGTAAGACCCGGTTGCTGGCTGAGGTCGGGGGACGGGCCGCCGATTCGGGCATGACCGTGGCCGTCGGACACTGCGTGGATCTCGGTGACGTCGGGCTGCCCTATCTGCCGTTCACAGAGATCCTGGGTGTGCTCGCCGCCGACGCTCGGTTCGCCTCCGCCCTGGCCGCTCACCCGGTGGTCGAGCGACTGCTGGGGGCCGGGACCGGATCGGCGCGGGACGTCGACGGGCGGTTGCGGCTGTTCGAGGGGATGGCGGGGCTGCTGGCCGAGGTGGCGGACACCGCGCCTCTGCTGCTCGTGCTGGAGGATCTGCACTGGGCCGACCAGTCGTCGCGGGATCTGCTGCGGTTTCTGCTCGCCCGGGGTGTGCTGCGGCACCGGCTTGCGGTGTTCGCCTCGTACCGTGCCGACGATCTGCACCGCCGCCACCCGCTGCGGCCGCTGCTCGCGGAGCTGATACGGCTGCCCGCCGTGGAGCGGCTGGAGCTGCGGCCGCTGGGCGATTCCGATGTGGCCCGGCTGGTGCGTCACCTCGAACGGCGTCCGCTGGCGGACGCCACGGTGCGGCGGATCGTGGAACGGGCCGAGGGGAACGCGTTCTACGCCGAGGAGTTGCTCGCGGCCACGGACACGGAGTCCGGTGGGGTGCCGAGCGGGCTCGCCGAGGTGCTGCTGATCCGCTTCGAGCAGCTGTCCGACACCGCGCAGCAGGTGCTGCGGACCGCGGCCGTCGCCGGGCGCCGGGTGGAGCACGAGCTGCTGCGGCAGGCGGTCGGGCTTCCCGAGGAGGAGCTGGAGTCGGCGCTGCGGGAGGCGGTGGGGCGGCAGTTGCTCGTCGCCGGGGACGACGACACGTACTCGTTCCGGCACGCCCTCGCCCGTGAGGCCGTCTACGCCGATCTGCTCCCCGGGGAGCGGGCGCGGCTGCACGGCGCGTTCGCCCGGCTGCTAGCCGCGCAGGGCCGGACCGCCGAGAGCGCCGCCGAGCGTGCCCACCACTACCGGGAGAGCCACGATCTCGCCGAGGCGCTGGCCGCCTCCCTGGAAGCAGCCGATCACGCCCAGCGGGTCGGTGCGCCGGCCGAGGAGCACCGGCATCTGGAAGCGGCCCTCGATCTGTGGCCGGCGGTGGATGCCGAGGCGCGGCCCTCCGTCGGCGGCGTCGACCGTGTGACGCTGACGTTGCGGGCCTCGGCGGCGGCCGCGCACGCCGGGGAGCTGCACCGGGCGGTCTCCCTCACGCGCTCCGCACTGGCGGAGCTCGGCCAGGACGCCGACTCCGAACTCGCCGCCCGGGTCCGCTACACCCTCGCCGGGAACCTGCTCAGCGTGGACAGTCTGACGGCGGCGTTCGCCTACAGCAGCGAGGCCCTGGCGATGATCCCGGAGGATCCTCCGTCGCGTACGTGGGTGTGGGCGGCGTCCACGCATGCCATGGCCGCACGCCACGTCGGGGAGAACGAGACCGCGCTGCGGGTCGCCCGGCGGGCCCTGCGCGTTGCCGAGGAGCTGCGGGTGACCGACGCGCAGGCGGACCTGCTGATCTCCCTGGCCGTCTTCGACGGGGGCGGGCGGCGCGGCCCCGAGGGCCGGGAGCGGTTGCTGAAGGCCCGGGACCTGGCCCGGAGTTCGGGCAACGCGGCCGTGGAGCTGCGCGCCCTGTTCAACCTGGCCATGGGCTGCTACGAGTCGGGTGCGCTGGCGGAGTGCGTGCCCTGGCTGACGGAGGGACTGGACCGGGCCCGGCGCGCCGGGCTGCTGTCGTCCCCGTATCCGCTGGAGATGCGGTACCTGCGGCTGCTGGTGCTGCACGTGCTGGGCCGCTGGGACGAGTGTGTGCGGGCGGCGGCGGCCGATGCCGAGGTGCTGCCGGCCGCCGGCGGGTACACGGTCGGTCCCGCGCTGTACGTCGCCCTGGCACGGGGCGACCTGACGGCCGCCGACCGGGCGCGCGCCCTGCTGGAGGGGCCCTTCGACTGGATGGCCACCCTGGTCGCGGGCATCGTGCTCACCGATGCCGCGGCGCTGCGCCGTGATCCCGAGGACGCCGTGCGGTGGATGCGGTCCACGGTCGCGGCCCTCAGCAGCGAGGCGGGCGACCGCCCGGACGTCACGGTCCGGCTCGCCGCCCTGGCCCTGTCCGCGGTGGCCGACGCGGCCGCCGAGCTGCGGTCGGCCGGCGACGAGGCCGGGGCCCGGCGCTGGGCGGACACCGCCGGCGAACTGGTGGACCTGGCGCGGGCCACCGCCGCGCGCGGCGAGGGCGGCACCCCGCAGGGGCCCGAGGGACAGGCGTGGCTGGCCCGTGCCGAGGCGGAGTGGCTCCGGGCCGTCTCGGGGCCGGACGCCGCTGCCTGGTCGGCGGTGGTGACGGCGTTCGGCTACGGCGACGTCTACGAGCAGGCGCGCGGCCGGCTGCGGTACGCCGAGGCCCTGGTGGCGGCCGGGCGTCGTGACGAGGCGGCGGCCGAGGCCCGTGAGGTCCGGGAGACCGCCGGCCGCCTCGGCGCCACGCCGCTGGGGGAGCAGGTGGACGCCCTGGTCCGGCGCGGCCGCCTGGCGGACACGCCGGACCAGGGCGTCCGCGCCGGTGTGCTGACCGCACGCGAGCGGGAGGTGCTGCGGCTGCTCGCGCTCGGCCGCAGCAACCGGCAGATCGGCGAGGAGCTGTTCATCACCGGCAAGACGGCGAGTGTCCACGTCTCCAACATCCTCGCCAAGCTGGGCGCGTCGAGCCGTGGCGAGGCCGTGGCCATCGCCTACCGGGAGGGTCTGATCACGCCGGAGCCGTCGGCGTCCGGCTGA